In Bombina bombina isolate aBomBom1 chromosome 6, aBomBom1.pri, whole genome shotgun sequence, a single genomic region encodes these proteins:
- the LOC128664729 gene encoding olfactory receptor 6B1-like has product MLEKNQTAVTEFFLLGFQGLGSLKLIFFLLIFIAYIMTITVNIVIIILVSTKQQLHLPMYFFLKQMSAVEIIKVTIIVPNMLYVIWLNGGLVYVKGCITQTYLCAAVGSTECFLLTVMSYDRYLAICNPLFYNAIMDFKLRYRLAICIWMFGFLVNVITLVLLFNLQFCELNVIDHFFCDLAPILELSCSDTFGLQIEIVLICIPIILVPFSLITLSYICIFITILGISTTMKRKKAFSTCSSHLSVVCIFFGTLIATYLVPNKGHALTVNKVIALVYTVITPLFNPVIYSLRNKEIRIAIGKNIRC; this is encoded by the coding sequence ATGCTGGAGAAAAATCAAACAGCTGTGACTGAATTCTTCCTTCTTGGATTCCAGGGGCTTGGCTCTTTGAAACTGATCTTTTTTCTTCTAATATTTATTGCATACATTATGACAATAACTGTAAATATTGTGATTATAATATTGGTGTCTACAAAACAACAATTGCACCTTCCTATGTATTTCTTTCTCAAACAAATGTCAGCCGTGGAAATTATTAAGGTTACTATTATTGTGCCCAATATGCTGTATGTTATATGGCTAAATGGAGGTCTGGTTTATGTTAAAGGCTGTATCACTCAGACTTATTTATGTGCTGCTGTAGGAAGCACAGAGTGCTTTCTCCTTACGGTAATGTCCTATGACCGTTATTTGGCAATTTGCAATCCTTTGTTTTATAACGCAATCATGGACTTCAAGCTTCGTTATCGCTTGGCCATTTGCATCTGGATGTTTGGTTTTCTTGTTAACGTAATAACTCTTGTTCTTCTGTTTAACCTTCAGTTCTGTGAACTCAATGTCATTGACCATTTCTTCTGTGATCTTGCTCCTATTCTAGAGCTTTCATGTTCTGATACGTTTGGTTTGCAAATTGAAATAGTGTTGATTTGCATCCCTATAATTTTAGTGCCTTTTAGCTTAATTACTCTTAGCTACATCTGCATTTTTATAACTATCCTTGGGATTTCCACAACCATGAAGAGAAAGAAAGCATTCTCCACCTGTAGTTCCCACCTATCTGTTGTGTGTATCTTTTTTGGGACCTTGATTGCTACCTACTTGGTTCCAAATAAGGGACATGCATTGACTGTAAACAAAGTTATTGCACTGGTATACACTGTGATTACTCCATTGTTCAATCCAGTAATATACAGCCTTCGCAATAAGGAGATAAGAATTGCCATTGGAAAAAACATTAGATGTTAA